Genomic DNA from Arthrobacter sp. B1I2:
GGCTGCCAGGCGGTACATGATCAGGGCCGTGACCCAGTTCAGGACCAGCGGCACGACGATCTTTACCGACGTCGTCAGGGGGCCGGCCACGGCGTCGGTTAGGTGCAGGAAATTGGACACCCAACCGGCCGCAGTGCCGAACACCAGCGAAGCGCCCCCGCTGATCACCAGGGCCACGCCCAGCAGCAGGAGGGTTCCGGCGTCGCGCAGCTTCATCAGAATGGGATTGACCACAAGCGGAGGCAGCTGCAGGACGCCGCGCAGGCCGTCCCTTATACCGTTGATCCAGCCCAGCGACGTGATGACGGTAACCACGGCGGCAATCACCGCGGTCCAGCCGAGACCGTCCGGGTTCAGGAGGTCTTTCGGGTCCACCAAGCCTTCCCCGTTACCCACCTTGAGGAGCCCCGGGGCACTTTGCGCCACCGTGGAAATAATGGTGTCAAGCAGGGCCGGCTGGCCCCTGAGAACAAGCCCGGCAACCGAGAAACCGGTAGTCAGGAGGCCGGTAATGGAGAAGAACATCCGGAACCCGATGCCGGCGCTCAGCAAGGGGCCGTGCTGGAGGTTGTAGTGCTGGAACGCGCGCATGGGGCGCAGGGTGTTGAGCTTGGCCTGCAGCCACTGGATCGTGGCCAACAGACTGGGCAACAGCCCGCCGTCGGATCTCCTGGCTTTGCCCCATTCCATCCTTTTCTGGATGACGGCCAGCTTCAGCTGGGCGCGCTCGGTAGGCAGCGGCTGCTGGTTACCCTGCGTCGGTGGGGGTGTCCGCGGCGGCGTCCGTGAAGCGGGTGCCGGCGTTGTTGTCAGTTTCGGTCCCAAAGTCCAGCTCTTCCCGTAGCTGCCAGATGCCGTCGGCATCATGCTCATAGAGTCCCATGCTAACCACGGGGAAGGTGGCACTGTAGTTCTTCAGCACCGTTTCGGCCTCATCCAGGCTTTCCGGGGCGACGTCGTGGGCGATGGTGACGTGGGGATGGTAGGCAAAGGGCAGTTCGCGGTGGAGTGGGCCCTGCTGAAGCTTGCGGTGCAGGTCCACGCAGTCATCGAACCCGTCCTCCACATTGATGAAGACCACCGGAGACACCGGCCGGAAAGTTCCAGTCCCGGCGATGGTCACCATGAACGGGCGCTGGTACCGGGCAACCTCGCGGACATGCCGGCGGGTTGCCTCCCAGTCCTGGGTGGGCGTGGTGGTGACCAGCGTGATGTGCGCCGGCACCACGTCCGCCAGCGGGTCGCCAAAGGACGCCCGCCAGCGCTGAAGTTCTTCGGCGATTTCGGCTGGAAAGCCCAGGATGACGCCCACACTGATTTCTTCGCTGCCGGCAACGGCATGGTCCGCCGCCGCATTCTGGCCTGACTGGTCTCCGAAGCGGTCAGCCAGGGTCCGCTCCACCGGGTCGGCAGAGCAGGCACCTCCCCTGGCGGTGACGTTTCTCGAAGACATGGTGCTAGCGGACTCCTGCGAGGCTGAGGGACGGCAGGAAGCCCATGCGCTCGTATACCTGTCCCAGGGTTACGGATGCGATCTCGCGGGCCCGTTCCGCGCCTAGGGCCAGCAGTCGGTCAAGCTCGGCGGGATCGGCCATCAGCTCATTGGTCCGGTTGCGGAGCGGGGTGATGAAGTCCACCACCACCTCGGCGAGGTCCACCTTGAGGTGGCCATACATCTTGCCCTGGTACTCAACCTCAAGCTCCGCCACCGACTTGCCCGTGAGGGACGAGTAGATGGTCAGCAGGTTGGACACGCCGGGCTTTTCCTCGGCGTCGAAGCGGATCTCCGTCCCGGCGTCGGTCACTGCGGACTTGATGCGCTTGGCCGCAATCTTGGGATCCTCCAGCAGCTGGATGGCCCCGTTGGGGGACTCCCCCGTTTTGGACATCTTGGCGCTGGGATTCTGGAGGTCGTAGATCTTGGCGCTTTCCTTGACGATCGTGGCCTCGGGAACCGTGAACGTGTGGCCGAACCGTGTATTGAAACGCTGCGCCAGGTTGCGGGTGAGTTCCAGGTGCTGCCGCTGGTCCTCGCCCACGGGCACGAGGTCGCTCTGGTAGAGGAGGATGTCCGCGGCCATCAGCGTGGGGTAGGCGAAAAGGCCCAGCGTGGCGGAGTCCGCGCCGGACTTCTGGGTTTTGTCCTTGAACTGGGTCATCCGGGAGGCCTCGCCAAACCCGGTGATGCAGTTCAGCGCCCAGGCAAGCTGCGCATGCTCGGGAACGTGGGACTGGACAAAGAAGATGCTCTTGTCCGGGTCGATGCCGGCCGCGATGTACTGGGCCGCCACAATGCGGGTCCGCTTGGCCAGGTCCGCGGGGTCGAAGTCCACCGTGATGGCGTGCAGGTCCGGGATGAAAAAGACGGCGTCGTACTCCGCCTGCATGTCCACCCAGTTGCGCACGGCACCGATGTAGTTGCCCAAATGCAGGGAGTCAGCGGTGGGCTTGGCGCCGGAAAGAATACGCTTTTTGGCGGTGGGGGAAGTCTGGCTGGTCATCGAAAAACTTTCGGGCTTAGAGCTGGTAATCCACTACCAGCGGGGCGTGATCGGAGAAGCGGGTGTCCCAGGAGGCTGCACGGTCCACGACGGCCGAAATGGCCGACGCCGCCAATTCGGGGGTGGCCAAGTGGTAGTCGATGCGCCAGCCGGTGTCGTTGTCGAATGCCTTGCCGCGCCAGGACCACCATGTGTACGGCCCGTCGGTATCGCCGGCAAGGTTCCGGTGGACGTCATGCCAGCCGATCTCCTCACCGAAGAACCGGTCGAAGTAGGCACGTTCCTCCGGCAGGTGGCCTGCCTTCTTGAGGTTGCCCTTGGAGTTCCTGATGTCCCGGGGTGTGTGGGCGACGTTGAGGTCCCCCACCACCAGGGCGTGGTCGCTGTGCTTGGTCAGCTCGGGCAGCCGGGTGCTCATGACGTCCAGGAAGCGGAATTTGTCGTCCTGCTTGGGAGTCCCTACTTCGCCGGAGTGCACGTAGGCACTGGCAACGGTGAGCTGGACGGGGTTACCGGCGGCGTCGGGGACACGGAAGTCTGCTTCCACCCAGCGGCCGGCCGTGGCGAAGTAGTCATCCCCGATGCCGTTCCTGGTTTCGAGCGGTTCCTGGCGGGAGGCAATGGCGACGCCGGCACGGCCTTTTGCTTCTGCCTCGGCGTGCAGGATATGCCAGTCATCCCCCAGCAGCTGCCGGACGATCGCGTCAGGGGCGCGGACTTCCTGCAGGCAGAGGATGTCCACTTCGCGCGGCTCCAGCCAGGCCGCCATACCGTTTTTGTAGGCAGCCCGGAGGCCGTTTACGTTGACGGATGCGATGCGAAGGTGGTCCTTCTTCAATGCCGAGCTCACCCGCTCCACTCTAGTCGATGACCGTTCCGGTCACCGGCTCACCGCTGCCGCCGGAGGACTTGATCATGTCGCGGGCGTTGGTGGCTGTGATCTCGATGGTCTCCAGGGCGCGGTTGATGGTGTCCTGGTTGGCGCCGGCGCCCTTGGCGCGCTCCTCCTCCACCACGCGGATCTGCACCTGGACGATCTTGAAGGAGTGGTCCAGTTTCAGGTCACGCACCTCATCGGTCTGTGGGCGCTCGTAGATCACGCGGGTGCCGCCCTGGTCGGCGGAGGCAGGCGACGGCGCGCGGCCGGTTGCCGTATTAAACGCGTCGTGGGCCTCGGACAGCTTGGCGCCGGCCTTTTTGGCGGCCTTTTGGATGCTGAAGACCACGAACAGCGCCAGGGCAAGCCAGAAGGCGGCGATGACGGCAACAACCCAGCCCACGACGTCGTTCTGGTTGGCGGCGAAGATCACGGCCACCACAAAGGCGGTCACCAGGACCATCAGGCCCGGCCCGCTGATCCGGAACATCGAAAAACCGCCCCTGGCGGGCTTGGAGGATGACGAGGAGCTGCCCAAAGTTCGCATGCAGCTATTGTCTCAAACGGCCGGCTGTGCTTCCGCCGCCTTCCACCCCCGGCGAACAGAGCCTGCTGTTTCGTTTTAAACGGCCGACGGCGGCACCGCGCCTTCCATGCGAAAGGTACCGTGCCGCCGTCGCGCACTCAGCGCAACTTACTTTACGACGCCTGCTGCCCGTTCCGCGGCTTCCACCACGTTGGTCATCAGCAGCGCCACCGTCATGGGGCCGACGCCACCGGGGTTTGGCGAAATCCAGCCGGCAACGTCGGCCGCGGCGGGATCGATGTCGCCGTAGACGCGGCTCTTGCCCGTCTCCGGATCGGTCTCGCGGGTGACGCCGACGTCCAGCAGTGCCGCGCCCGGCTTCACGTCCGCAGCCTTGACGATGTGCTTCACACCGGCCGCGCCCACAATGACGTCCGCCTGCTTCAGCAGTTCCGGCAGGTTCTTCGTGCCGGTATGGGTCAGTGTCACTGTGGCGTTGACGTCCCGCCGCGTGAGCAGCAGGCCGATCGAGCGGCCGATCGTGACGCCGCGTCCCACCACCACGACGTGCTTGCCTGCCAGGCTGTACCCGTTGCGCTCCAGGAGCTCGATGACGCCGCGGGGCGTGCAGGGCAGCGGCGTGGTGATCTTGTTGTTGACGTTCAGCACCAGCCGGCCGAGGTTGGTCGGGTGCAGGCCGTCCGCGTCCTTGGCGGGATCGATGCGCTCCAGGATGGCGTCCGTGTCCAGGTGCTTGGGCAGCGGCAACTGAACGATGTAGCCGTGGCAGGACGGGTCCGCATTGAGTTCATCAATGAGGTCCTCCACCTGCTCCTGGGTGGCATCGGCAGGAAGCTCGCGCTGGATGGAGTTCATCCCGATCTGCACAGACTGCTTGTGCTTCATGGAGACGTACAGCTGTGAGGCGGGGTCTGCGCCCACCAGCACAGTGGCGATGCCGGGAGTGATCCCCCTGGCCTTGAGTGCGGCCACGCGTTCGGTCAGCTCGGCCTTGATGGCGGCGGCGGTAGCCTTGCCGTCAAGGATCTGCGCGGTTGTGGTTTCAGTCATGGGTCACCACTGCTCGTGCTGCGGGTAAAGCGGGAAGTCGGCCGCCAGCTTGTCCACACGGGCCTGCAGGGCTTCGACGTCGGCGCTGTTGCCTGCCTTGAGGGCGGTGGCGATGATCTCGGCGACCTCGGTGAACTCGGCGGCACCGAAGCCACGGGTGGCCAGGGCCGGGGTGCCGATGCGCAGGCCGGAGGTGACCATCGGCGGGCGGGGGTCGAACGGCACGGCGTTGCGGTTGACGGTGATGCCGACGGAGTGCAGGAGGTCCTCGGCCTGCTGGCCGTCCAGTTGGGAGTTTCGCAGGTCCACGAGCACCAGGTGGACGTCCGTGCCGCCGGTGAGGACGGAGACGCCGGCATCGGAAACGTCGGACTGGTT
This window encodes:
- a CDS encoding 2'-5' RNA ligase family protein, translating into MSSRNVTARGGACSADPVERTLADRFGDQSGQNAAADHAVAGSEEISVGVILGFPAEIAEELQRWRASFGDPLADVVPAHITLVTTTPTQDWEATRRHVREVARYQRPFMVTIAGTGTFRPVSPVVFINVEDGFDDCVDLHRKLQQGPLHRELPFAYHPHVTIAHDVAPESLDEAETVLKNYSATFPVVSMGLYEHDADGIWQLREELDFGTETDNNAGTRFTDAAADTPTDAG
- the trpS gene encoding tryptophan--tRNA ligase; protein product: MTSQTSPTAKKRILSGAKPTADSLHLGNYIGAVRNWVDMQAEYDAVFFIPDLHAITVDFDPADLAKRTRIVAAQYIAAGIDPDKSIFFVQSHVPEHAQLAWALNCITGFGEASRMTQFKDKTQKSGADSATLGLFAYPTLMAADILLYQSDLVPVGEDQRQHLELTRNLAQRFNTRFGHTFTVPEATIVKESAKIYDLQNPSAKMSKTGESPNGAIQLLEDPKIAAKRIKSAVTDAGTEIRFDAEEKPGVSNLLTIYSSLTGKSVAELEVEYQGKMYGHLKVDLAEVVVDFITPLRNRTNELMADPAELDRLLALGAERAREIASVTLGQVYERMGFLPSLSLAGVR
- a CDS encoding bifunctional methylenetetrahydrofolate dehydrogenase/methenyltetrahydrofolate cyclohydrolase; the protein is MTETTTAQILDGKATAAAIKAELTERVAALKARGITPGIATVLVGADPASQLYVSMKHKQSVQIGMNSIQRELPADATQEQVEDLIDELNADPSCHGYIVQLPLPKHLDTDAILERIDPAKDADGLHPTNLGRLVLNVNNKITTPLPCTPRGVIELLERNGYSLAGKHVVVVGRGVTIGRSIGLLLTRRDVNATVTLTHTGTKNLPELLKQADVIVGAAGVKHIVKAADVKPGAALLDVGVTRETDPETGKSRVYGDIDPAAADVAGWISPNPGGVGPMTVALLMTNVVEAAERAAGVVK
- a CDS encoding YihY/virulence factor BrkB family protein is translated as MEWGKARRSDGGLLPSLLATIQWLQAKLNTLRPMRAFQHYNLQHGPLLSAGIGFRMFFSITGLLTTGFSVAGLVLRGQPALLDTIISTVAQSAPGLLKVGNGEGLVDPKDLLNPDGLGWTAVIAAVVTVITSLGWINGIRDGLRGVLQLPPLVVNPILMKLRDAGTLLLLGVALVISGGASLVFGTAAGWVSNFLHLTDAVAGPLTTSVKIVVPLVLNWVTALIMYRLAAGLKLSRRALLEGTILAAVGTTILQVFSTELLGGASRNPILAPFAIIIGLLIWFNLVSQVYLVSAGWAAVREADLESGGAPRKTILGARRATPQT
- a CDS encoding exodeoxyribonuclease III translates to MSSALKKDHLRIASVNVNGLRAAYKNGMAAWLEPREVDILCLQEVRAPDAIVRQLLGDDWHILHAEAEAKGRAGVAIASRQEPLETRNGIGDDYFATAGRWVEADFRVPDAAGNPVQLTVASAYVHSGEVGTPKQDDKFRFLDVMSTRLPELTKHSDHALVVGDLNVAHTPRDIRNSKGNLKKAGHLPEERAYFDRFFGEEIGWHDVHRNLAGDTDGPYTWWSWRGKAFDNDTGWRIDYHLATPELAASAISAVVDRAASWDTRFSDHAPLVVDYQL